The Vitis vinifera cultivar Pinot Noir 40024 chromosome 3, ASM3070453v1 region cttgtttgaagtttttaaaattttttacgacttcatatggtttggatgttgttgaAATAGATTCATTACACtgaggaggtggtcaaatgatttccggaaaaatccaaattcaataatacaaaaaaattaacaagggtatgaagagtgtgaggaatcctcacattcttcgtaccctcccaattctcaacttctttggagtttttaaaatttgttaggacttcatatgggttggATGTTGTTtcaataggtttattacacttaggaggtggtcaaatgatatctggaaaaatccaaatccaaaaaaactaaaaatttcacaagggtacgaagaaagtggggaattctcacattcttcgtaccctcccaagtctccacttgtttgatgtttttaaaattttttgggacttcatatgggttggatattgtttaaataggttcattacacttaggaggtggggAAATGATTttcggaaaaatccaaatccaaaaatactaaaaaattcacaagggtatgaAGTATGTGcggaattctcacattcttcgtaccctcccaattctccacttctttggagtttttaaaattttttgggtaatcatatggcttggatgttgtttaaataggtttgttacacttaggaggtggtcaaatggtATCGGGAAAAATTCATAtccaaaattactaaaaaattaacaagggtgcGAAGAATGTggggattcctcacattcttcgtaccctccaaattctttaCTTGTTTGaagttgttaattttttttttgaactccATATTACTTGGATATAgtttaaatgagttcattacacttaagagGTGGTCAAATGGTTTCCGGAAAAATCTAAAtccataaatattaaaaaattcataagggtacaaagaatgtgaggaattctcacattcttcataccctcccaattctccacttgtttgaggtttttcaaattttttgggatttcatatggcttggatattgcttaaataagttcattacacttaggtaGTGGTCAAATGGTTTCCGTAaaactccaaatccaaaaatactaaaaaattcaatacATTTTCAAGGTGTGAAATGGGTcgaaaaattcaaaatggaaatttaCTGAAAAAATCAGTAAGGGGTTTGGATTTCCATATTGTTAGTAATTATACCTTTTtcgtattttcaatatttcaaccaatttttttgaaaagctaagaaataatttagtcatatattctcaattaataattagtacacaactaatttaatttaatttaatacatattttataaaatttatttctagttttcccctttttttaacttcataaaccaattatattgcttttcACTCTTCAAATATTCGTCAAATTTtgtcaacaaattatttgacgttaaaataaattaaatttacttttccttaatttataaattatatcaccaaatttttttattttttttgtttattttaaatttaatttttatgtgtggtttaatcactttatagtacaaaaataaataaactgtaatttattttttcaaatttttctttatttttctgtttcataaaaaaaaattcccaaacaaaataattacattaaacaaatttataattggTTAATGTAATAGATGTAACAATGTGTGTTGCATAGGATTAATTCCCATGAAAGTATGATATTTATACTTACTATTCTTGTATTAAAGGtgatattttggatttttttttttttttttatcctagtTGTTTAATACACAATAATCTTTTGATATAGAAAGTTGAGATTTTTGGATAATATATGTAGTTATAACTTGAAAATTCTAAATAGCatcttttatttggatttgCTTGTTgagaatttaataattaaattatgtgttgaaaattttgattatttgttttggaTACATATGAAATATATGTGTAAacccccattttggggctcattttttttcttgcattttctatAGCTCATATTTGCCAGGTGTCACAATTTTGGGTGGCCATGTGCTGCCTCAAGAGGGGTTGTTGGAGAATCAGGTAGTGGTTTAGAGAGGCAATGGGAGGTTGACATATGTTAGggaatattttgagaaaaaactaCAGGTCGTTGGAAGAGTGGAGGAGCGTATTTTGTTGAGGAGGTTCTTTGGCTTGGGGGGCAAGACACCGAGAAGGgggaattttttgttttttagcttGCTTAGAGGGCAGGACGGTGGTAGGAAGCTTGGGGAAATGGATATCCAAGTGAGTGCATTCGGTAGCTTGGGGGAcaggaagattttttttttttctaggctGGTTATAGAGAGAGGGAAAAGAAAGTTTTGAGGGGGGGAGGAAAGAAGGAGCTGAGGGAGTTTTTGTTAGAGATATAGCGAGAGAGGTAGAGGTTGGGGGGAGAGGTTTTGCATAGGGAGAAAAGCTCACGGAGAGAGGATTTTTGGAGTGAGGCTTTGTTCTAGGGAAGAGGGATTCTCTGGCTAGGCAAGAACTATGACGGAGCTCTCAGGTAAGTTTACTGTGTATCTCTTGTTCATCTTCATTATCactattatttcattttctcctcTTGTTGTTTGGGGTttcgtttgtttgtttggttatGGATAACAGGAGCTTTACATGAGTTTTGTCGATTTCTGGCTTGTTCATATGCTCATTGATTGTTTCATTCACTGTTCTTTTTAGTATTTGTTTGAACCCAGTGAAGCTCTGTTTCATTTTGCTTTATGTGAAGATATTGGTTGCCATTTTCTCGTTTGAATTTGCTAGTACTCTTCTCACCAGTCCAAGCCCATTGAAAGAGCATTAGATGTGGTTTCTCTTGATTCATATAttgtttgcttgcttttcctggTTCTCCTCTATTCTAGTCTCTGTTCTTTctcgtttttctttttttgatgcACTCGATCTAGGATGTGGATTGATTGATTATCGGTCAGAGGGATGGTCTTGGGCTTGTTCTTGGGGAATGCACTGGTAGATATATATGCAGAGTGTGGAAAATGTGAGGTTGTTGACACCTCATCCTTTTGCTTTCCCGAGTACACAAATGTTGGTCAAGTAGCTGAAAGATTAGGATGAGTCCCTCTCCAACCACCACTAGAGCTGCTTCAGTTGTATCTTCTGGAACTGTGCCCTATGCTGGAGTCAATTCAAAAGTGTCTTCGGCCAAGGCTGTGCAAGTTGGATCAGTTGACACTGTACGAACTACGTTACCATGATTGCATTTGGAAAGATTCTCAAGGATGACACAACATTGGATGCAGTTGACACTGATAATAGTGGAACAATAGAATATGGGGAATTCCTTGCTGCTATTGATCACTTGAATAAGCTAATGAAGGAGTTGATTCAGTGAGCTTGACTACTGAGACTACTAATGGTGCTACCAAGGAGTTCTCTTGTGATGAAATTCTGGCATAATACTCAATGGTTGCCTGGATGGTGGTTTTCGCAGAAAATAATTCTGTTTCAAGAGAGGACATGGAGACCAATTGGTTAGAGAGACCCCTTTAGACTTTTTCAATGGCAAGAAGACAACATCTCTGGATTTGAGAGCAAACACGCTTATGGTTTCAATTCCAAAATCTAAATCACAGTTGAAATTAACTGATAACCTGGTGCTATCCTATAACTGTTTCCCCTGGTCTAATTCTTGAAGAGATCCGCTCTGGATTTCAAAAGGACAACAAGCTTGTTGGTGGCATCATAAGACTTCAGGTGCGGTAGTCTTGCTCTTAGCGATGGGGCCCTGCTTACTTTGATAGCACAGTTGAACTAGCTTGCAAGGTTGTATATGCTCAGGAATGCTACTTGTgcacttttaaataatttacaaaGGTAAGCTACAACTTCCTTTTGATAAGACAAAGCCTGCTTTTTCTGGAATGGATCAGTGAGCAATCATCATACATGGTTTTATCTAACCATTCTTGCTTAGATGACAAGTCAAATATCAGTGGAAGTGGTGCATGATCCCTCCAGCAGATCAGTTCATACAGTTTCAGGTGTGGGAATATTTGCTGGCAGTGTTCTTGAAGTCACTAATTGTTTCCCATTCCCGATCCGAGAAGAGGATGAGGAGATTGATGCATCATATGATCCTGTCATTTTATCATATAACTCCTCCATGCCCATCATCAATAACCCACTTCCACCTCCCACCCTCTCAAGAATCCATATACCCGTTACCACACCATTAAACCCATTCCTTTCACCATTTCCACCAAACCTTTCTTTTCACCTCTTCTTTAATCCCAGAACCACTATTCAAAACACTTCTAGAACCTCTAAAATTCAACTGTTCTTGGGTTTCCCTTGCACTTACCCTAAGATTGCTCCACCCCAATCACCCTTTGTGCTTGCTTAGCCTATCTCATCATGTCGTTCATCCTCCACCAGCTCATTTTCATTGTTTCCACACACATGGGACTTTATGTGCATGGCCACCTTCAATTCTTTCACCTTGCCTATCCATGAAACCCATCCATCAAGCCAACCCATCATACCATCATACCCATTTCTTTCATTACTACTCATTTTTGGcacatttcctttcatttcccaTGTATGTGAAGTCTTACACATGGCCACTCTCATCTCATTATTTCTCCAACTTCATGTTTCACCATACACATGACCATACCCGTCCCTCCATTTATCACCCTCTGCCACCATACCCATATCACTGTGCTTTAGATGCCCACTCACCCATTTCTCTCACTAGATTCTCCACTGATCCCACctgtttatttttcatctaaTCTTGACACAAGTGACCCATGCATGCGTGATCATTCAGAAGCCTTTCGCCAAAGGCTTTCCTCTGTTAAACCCATATCTCAAGCCAATCTTTTCCAGGTCCAACATCTCAAGGCAAACCCGCCACTCAATCATCCTTGATGTTCATCAACTCACCACCATTCTCCTCATTTGCGTTCCACATTCTGGGTTGCCTTCAGGTAATGAGGTCCATAATCATTTAGTTCAAGGAGATGATCCAAGGCACTTCACAGGCACCATAGTAACCAAATTTTAAATGGCATTCATTGAAGATTCGATGTGATGAACCTGTAGCAATTCAAACACCAGAGGGGACTTCTCCATGAGATATAGAGTTTTTTGTAGCTTCCGCTTTATCAAACCTTACTCAACCTCCAGCAAAGATCAAGAGGCCTAGATTTTTTAATCGTCCAGTTGCTAAAAATACTTCCAGTTcaattcctttcctttttagtATGCTGAATCATGCCCCTctcatgaattaatcccattaGTTGGTGTGATGGAAGTCCAAAGCAGTGAAAACCAGGTATTCTGGCCTCCGCAGCCAAAAGAAATTAAGAGTAATGTCATCCATGATAACAACTGTAGCAGCCCCATCGGGTGGCCCGAAAGCATATGGTTTCTTCCTCCTTCACTGAACGCCTCTTCAAATCTGTTCCAGGACCTAacagaaaacaacaaaacagTGTGGACAAGAAATATTCTATCTGGCTACAACGCTTCTTTGTCATCAAGGTCTAACGTTTGATAAGGTTGAGGAATATTCATAGGCGCGTGCCAGTTCATAGCCATTCCATACAGAATCGACAAAAAGACAGGAAATGCATGCAGTCTAGGTGAAGACGAGAGCCAAAACTAATGAACAACTATCCAAGATTTCATCTAATGAGGAAATGAAGGAAGTGGGTTCTTTCTATGAAATCTGTCACTCAAAGCTGCCTTCCGATTCGCTATCTCAACTCCATTCTTGTCGCGTTGTCATGATGAGTAAGAAGACTGAACATGATGTGTTAGTGAGGTTCCCATACAGGATGTCGAGCTGTGAAAACTTCAGGGGTGAAGCCAGTGGGGGGGTGAATGGAATAATGTATTCTGCACTGAAAAAGAAGTGGGAGATGGTGGGTCAACAGTCTCTGACCTATAGCTATGTGGTCCGTGGCACGGGGATCCTTAACGAGTATAC contains the following coding sequences:
- the LOC104878890 gene encoding calcium-dependent protein kinase 20-like codes for the protein MIAFGKILKDDTTLDAVDTDNSGTIEYGEFLAAIDHLNKLMKELIQMSSCENFRGEASGGVNGIMYSALKKKWEMVGQQSLTYSYVVRGTGILNEYTEFTVDRVEDDFNKRCGGEKVAVAVILDLNTGSDPKLKEHMQYCVDHPEVLCRSS